From Haemorhous mexicanus isolate bHaeMex1 chromosome 1, bHaeMex1.pri, whole genome shotgun sequence, one genomic window encodes:
- the BMI1 gene encoding polycomb complex protein BMI-1, which translates to MHRTTRIKITELNPHLMCVLCGGYFIDATTIIECLHSFCKTCIVRYLETSKYCPICDVQVHKTRPLLNIRSDKTLQDIVYKLVPGLFKNEMKRRRDFYAAHPSADAANGSNEDRGEVADEDKRIITDDEIISLSIEFFDQNRLERKGNKEKEKSKEEVNDKRYLRCPAAMTVMHLRKFLRSKMDIPNTFQIDVMYEEEPLKDYYTLMDIAYIYTWRRNGPLPLKYRVRPTCKRMKISHQREGLNNSGELESDSGSDKASSPAGGIPSTSSCLPSPSTPVQSPHPQFPHISSTMNGTSSSPSSNHQSSFTNRARKTSINGSSATSSG; encoded by the exons ATGCACCGAACAACCAGAATCAAAATAACCGAGCTAAACCCCCATCTCATGTGCGTGCTCTGCGGCGGGTACTTCATTGATGCAACAACCATCATAGAGTGCCTCCACTCCT TTTGTAAGACCTGTATCGTGCGTTACTTGGAGACCAGCAAGTATTGTCCTATCTGTGATGTCCAAGTTCACAAAACTCGACCTCTTTTGAATATAAG GTCAGATAAAACTCTCCAGGATATTGTGTACAAGCTAGTACCAGGCCTTTTCAAAA atgaaatgaaaagaagaagGGATTTTTATGCTGCTCATCCGTCGGCTGATG CTGCCAATGGCTCTAATGAAGACAGGGGAGAAGTGGCTGATGAAGACAAAAGAATTATAACAGACGACGAGATAATAAGCTTATCCATTGAATTCTTTGACCAGAATAG ACTGGAGCGAAAAGGAAataaggagaaagaaaaatcaaaggaagAG GTGAATGACAAAAGATACTTGCGCTGCCCAGCAGCAATGACAGTGATGCATCTAAGAAAGTTCCTGCGGAGCAAGATGGATATACCTAACACTTTCCAG ATCGATGTGATGTATGAAGAGGAGCCTCTGAAGGACTACTACACCCTAATGGATATTGCCTACATCTATACCTGGAGGCGG AATGGGCCTCTGCCCTTGAAATACCGGGTCCGACCTACTTGCAAGAGGATGAAGATCAGTCACCAGAGGGAAGGCTTGAATAATAGTGGGGAGCTGGAAAGTGACTCTGGGAGCGACAAGGcaagcagcccagcaggaggcatcccctccacctcctcctgtttgcccagccccagcacgcCAGTCCAGTCTCCTCACCCCCAGTTCCCCCACATCTCCAGCACCATGaatggcaccagcagcagccccagcagtaACCACCAGTCCTCCTTTACCAACAGAGCTCGGAAAACATCAATAAACGGCTCCTCAGCCACTTCATCTGGTTGA
- the COMMD3 gene encoding COMM domain-containing protein 3 isoform X1, producing the protein MELSPYAQGGWRLLGDPRRFPRRPFAALLRAAFRSLLDHTQAGLDDPDLKDIDPTILKHCHAAAATCILEAGKQKADISAISTCLEDCKLDKERIEQFCTEYQKNKDALEILLGSIGRSPLHITDVSWRLEYQIKNNQLHKTYQPSYLVTLNVENSDSGSPPDVSFSCTMEQLQDLVGKLKDAAKSLERATQM; encoded by the exons ATGGAGCTGTCGCCGTACGCGCAGGGCGGGTGGCGGCTGCTGGGCGACCCCCGCCGCTTCCCCCGCCGCCCGTTCGCCGCCCTCCTCCGCGCCGCCTTCCGCAGCCTCCTGGATCACACGCAGGCCGGGTTGG aCGATCCAGACCTGAAAGATATTGACCCTACAATATTAAAACATTGCCATGCTGCGGCTGCAACATGTATTCTGGaggcagggaagcagaaagCTGACATATCTGCTATAAG cACGTGCCTAGAAGACTGCAAACTGGATAAAGAGAGAATAGAACAATTTTGCACCGAATATCAG aaaaacaaggatgcaTTGGAAATCCTACTGGGAAG CATAGGCAGATCTCCTCTCCATATAACTGATGTGTCTTGGCGCTTGGAATATCAGATCAAG aacAATCAACTTCATAAAACTTATCAGCCTTCCTATTTGGTGACCTTAAATGTAGAG aaCAGTGATTCAGGATCACCCCCAGATGTTAGTTTTAGTTGTACAATGGAGCAATTACAG GACTTAGTGGGAAAGCTAAAAGATGCTGCAAAAAGTCTAGAACGAGCGACTCAGATGTGA
- the COMMD3 gene encoding COMM domain-containing protein 3 isoform X2, producing the protein MELSPYAQGGWRLLGDPRRFPRRPFAALLRAAFRSLLDHTQAGLDDPDLKDIDPTILKHCHAAAATCILEAGKQKADISAISTCLEDCKLDKERIEQFCTEYQKNKDALEILLGSIGRSPLHITDVSWRLEYQIKNSDSGSPPDVSFSCTMEQLQDLVGKLKDAAKSLERATQM; encoded by the exons ATGGAGCTGTCGCCGTACGCGCAGGGCGGGTGGCGGCTGCTGGGCGACCCCCGCCGCTTCCCCCGCCGCCCGTTCGCCGCCCTCCTCCGCGCCGCCTTCCGCAGCCTCCTGGATCACACGCAGGCCGGGTTGG aCGATCCAGACCTGAAAGATATTGACCCTACAATATTAAAACATTGCCATGCTGCGGCTGCAACATGTATTCTGGaggcagggaagcagaaagCTGACATATCTGCTATAAG cACGTGCCTAGAAGACTGCAAACTGGATAAAGAGAGAATAGAACAATTTTGCACCGAATATCAG aaaaacaaggatgcaTTGGAAATCCTACTGGGAAG CATAGGCAGATCTCCTCTCCATATAACTGATGTGTCTTGGCGCTTGGAATATCAGATCAAG aaCAGTGATTCAGGATCACCCCCAGATGTTAGTTTTAGTTGTACAATGGAGCAATTACAG GACTTAGTGGGAAAGCTAAAAGATGCTGCAAAAAGTCTAGAACGAGCGACTCAGATGTGA